In Methanothrix sp., a genomic segment contains:
- a CDS encoding dodecin family protein codes for MRALIGKSVYNLIELVGTSNESWEDAVQSVIKTANRKLTNMRIAEVSRMDSRLSEGGVVEYRARVTLSFKHEVEPETL; via the coding sequence ATGAGAGCCCTAATTGGCAAGAGCGTGTACAATCTTATCGAGCTTGTGGGAACCTCAAATGAGAGCTGGGAAGATGCCGTCCAGTCAGTTATCAAGACTGCAAACCGAAAGCTGACCAATATGAGGATCGCCGAGGTATCGAGGATGGACAGCAGGCTTTCAGAGGGAGGGGTCGTGGAGTACAGAGCAAGGGTGACCCTCTCCTTCAAGCATGAGGTCGAGCCCGAGACGCTCTGA
- a CDS encoding HEAT repeat domain-containing protein, translated as MEEEKKIDEINPEENKTEEKAAPIITRSMRDEARSAAEEAPIPAVLPDQSWSTEKLIAATKDKHMLVRSNAIMLLSKREISESLEALIEALKDEEYLVKSNAMVAIAGYGKQVSERMIQALEDADKDVRAGAAWVIGELKENRAVTALEKVAKDDYPLARIQAKASLVAMGKGPKKPEAPPAAATDAPQAEGSEEESKRERAEEEKSGEEKST; from the coding sequence ATGGAAGAAGAGAAAAAGATAGATGAGATCAACCCTGAGGAGAACAAGACCGAGGAGAAGGCAGCGCCGATAATCACCCGTTCCATGAGGGATGAGGCCCGTTCCGCAGCTGAGGAAGCCCCCATTCCCGCTGTCCTTCCAGATCAGAGCTGGTCCACTGAGAAGCTGATCGCCGCCACCAAGGACAAGCATATGCTTGTGCGCTCCAATGCCATCATGCTCCTCTCAAAACGGGAGATATCCGAGTCCCTTGAGGCCCTGATCGAGGCCCTCAAAGATGAGGAGTATCTGGTCAAGAGCAATGCCATGGTGGCCATTGCCGGATATGGAAAGCAGGTCTCCGAGCGCATGATCCAGGCCCTGGAGGATGCAGACAAGGATGTGCGCGCGGGAGCGGCCTGGGTCATCGGCGAGCTGAAGGAGAACCGGGCAGTGACTGCCCTGGAGAAGGTGGCCAAGGATGACTATCCCCTGGCCAGAATCCAGGCCAAGGCCTCATTAGTTGCCATGGGCAAGGGGCCAAAGAAGCCCGAGGCGCCACCTGCAGCAGCGACAGATGCCCCCCAGGCAGAGGGAAGTGAGGAGGAGAGCAAAAGAGAGAGGGCTGAGGAGGAGAAGAGCGGGGAAGAGAAGAGCACTTAA
- a CDS encoding indolepyruvate oxidoreductase subunit beta, producing the protein MRSSECDMVIVGVGGQGVILISDVIGRAGVLAGKPVRGAETHGMAQRGGSVVNHTRIGCRYSPMVAPGNADLLVALEPAEALRSGHFLSPQGVALVNTQPVLPVTVTTGEARYPSLEELLRPLEEQCQRVLAIEATALAEKAGTVQAMNVVMLGALSGYIPLSEKHIIQALERVVPPRHLESNKRAFLLGKAEVE; encoded by the coding sequence ATGAGGAGCTCAGAGTGCGATATGGTGATTGTGGGAGTCGGAGGCCAGGGGGTGATATTGATATCCGATGTGATCGGCAGGGCGGGAGTCCTGGCAGGAAAGCCGGTGCGGGGCGCTGAGACCCACGGCATGGCCCAGAGGGGAGGGAGTGTGGTCAACCACACCCGTATAGGTTGCCGTTACAGCCCCATGGTCGCACCGGGCAACGCCGATCTCCTGGTCGCTTTAGAGCCGGCGGAGGCCCTGCGCTCCGGCCATTTTCTCTCCCCCCAGGGGGTGGCCCTGGTCAATACCCAGCCGGTGCTGCCGGTCACAGTCACCACTGGAGAGGCAAGGTACCCATCCTTAGAGGAGCTGCTCAGGCCCCTGGAAGAGCAATGCCAAAGGGTGCTGGCCATCGAGGCCACCGCCCTGGCAGAGAAGGCGGGAACCGTTCAGGCCATGAATGTGGTGATGCTCGGCGCCCTCTCCGGTTATATCCCCCTCTCTGAGAAGCATATCATCCAGGCCCTGGAGAGGGTGGTTCCCCCCAGGCACCTGGAGAGCAATAAGAGGGCCTTCCTATTGGGAAAAGCTGAAGTAGAATAG
- the iorA gene encoding indolepyruvate ferredoxin oxidoreductase subunit alpha, whose protein sequence is MREYLLGNTAIAKGLLEAGIGLAAGYPGTPSSEIIESLVELKGDLPLHIEWSVNEKVALEVAAGASWTGARAAATMKHVGLNVAADPFMTLAYLGVGAGLLVICADDPFCHSSQNEQDSRRYSQFASIPCLDPADPQEARDMTIYGLELSERFNIPVMLRPTTRVSHARADVEVNGGRPPTGESHFVKNPARRVALPSHARPLHNELLAKQPEIEEELESCPWNQLTLKGETGVIAAGIAGLYAEEALMDLDLDHSLLRVGGYPAPKRLIRRLIEHVSRLLVVEELEPVIEEQVLMLAGETNPSLDILGKEEHIPRWGELDLLAVKNALARMNGLEIEQRGPLPAAKMLPPRPPALCPGCSHRATYYAMRRVFGKKAIYPSDIGCYTMAVGMGTVDTCLCMGASISIASGIRFGGEGEGICASLGDSTFLHSGMTGLLNAAYNQARITVTILDNSTTAMTGHQPHPGTGVTATGQTTVQISLEALARALGAGLVESVDPNDLEGTMEGFQRARDYPGLSVVIARQPCVIKARRGGARPRAFQVSDECQGCRICVEYGCPAIEFDGEVARINNLCTGCGVCAQICPASAIKEVKG, encoded by the coding sequence GTGAGAGAATATCTCCTCGGAAATACAGCTATTGCCAAAGGCCTGCTGGAGGCGGGGATCGGACTTGCCGCCGGCTACCCGGGAACCCCCTCCTCAGAGATCATTGAGAGCCTGGTGGAGCTGAAGGGCGATCTGCCCCTGCATATAGAATGGTCTGTGAACGAGAAGGTGGCACTGGAGGTGGCGGCGGGAGCATCATGGACCGGCGCCCGGGCGGCGGCCACTATGAAGCATGTGGGCCTGAATGTGGCCGCCGACCCCTTCATGACCCTGGCATACCTGGGAGTGGGCGCAGGGCTTCTGGTGATCTGTGCCGACGACCCCTTCTGCCATTCATCGCAGAATGAGCAGGACTCCCGCCGCTACAGCCAGTTCGCCTCCATTCCCTGCCTGGATCCGGCTGACCCCCAGGAGGCGCGGGATATGACGATCTACGGCCTGGAGCTATCAGAGAGATTCAATATCCCGGTCATGCTCCGGCCCACCACCCGCGTCTCTCATGCCCGGGCGGATGTGGAGGTGAACGGGGGGCGGCCACCCACAGGCGAAAGCCATTTTGTCAAGAATCCTGCGCGACGGGTGGCACTGCCCAGCCATGCCCGTCCCCTTCATAATGAGCTCTTGGCCAAGCAGCCAGAAATAGAGGAGGAGCTGGAAAGCTGCCCTTGGAACCAGCTCACTTTGAAGGGGGAGACGGGGGTGATCGCCGCAGGGATCGCCGGTCTGTATGCCGAGGAGGCGCTCATGGATCTGGACCTTGACCATTCCCTCCTCAGGGTGGGAGGCTATCCCGCTCCAAAGAGGCTGATCCGCCGCCTGATCGAGCATGTCTCGCGTCTGCTGGTGGTAGAGGAGCTGGAGCCGGTGATCGAAGAGCAGGTGCTGATGCTGGCCGGGGAGACAAACCCCTCCCTCGATATCCTGGGCAAAGAGGAGCACATCCCTCGCTGGGGGGAGCTGGACCTTCTCGCAGTAAAGAATGCCCTGGCCAGGATGAACGGCCTTGAGATCGAGCAGAGAGGGCCCCTGCCAGCAGCAAAGATGCTCCCCCCCCGGCCTCCGGCATTGTGTCCGGGCTGCAGCCACCGTGCCACCTACTATGCCATGAGACGGGTATTCGGCAAGAAGGCGATATATCCGAGCGATATAGGCTGCTATACCATGGCCGTGGGCATGGGAACAGTCGACACCTGCCTGTGCATGGGGGCGAGCATCAGCATTGCCAGCGGCATAAGATTCGGCGGGGAGGGGGAGGGGATCTGCGCCAGCCTCGGGGACTCCACCTTCCTGCATAGTGGCATGACCGGCCTGCTGAATGCCGCCTACAATCAGGCCCGGATCACTGTGACCATCCTGGACAACTCCACCACCGCCATGACCGGCCACCAGCCCCATCCTGGGACTGGTGTCACTGCCACTGGCCAGACCACAGTCCAGATCTCCCTGGAGGCCCTGGCCCGGGCTTTGGGGGCAGGTCTGGTCGAGAGCGTCGATCCCAATGACCTGGAGGGGACGATGGAGGGATTTCAGAGGGCCAGGGATTATCCCGGCCTCTCAGTGGTCATAGCCAGACAGCCCTGTGTGATCAAGGCCCGCCGGGGGGGAGCGCGGCCCAGAGCCTTCCAGGTGAGCGATGAGTGCCAGGGGTGCAGGATCTGTGTGGAGTACGGCTGTCCGGCGATTGAGTTCGATGGAGAGGTGGCGAGGATCAACAATCTGTGCACGGGATGCGGGGTCTGTGCTCAGATCTGTCCTGCCTCCGCCATAAAGGAGGTGAAGGGATGA
- a CDS encoding radical SAM protein, giving the protein MPWQSDSVGSIFNYLSPGCQICRQGAGLVLFVTGRCERSCFYCPISEERRGRDVVYADEQPVHELADIMREGRAIGALGTGITGGEPLLRLDYVLDCIRALKKEFGDEHHIHLYTGLLPRRPLLEKLAEAGLDEIRFHPPDEEWSDPAGLKRALQQARELGLEAGVEIPAYMPAPALVQAVRETDAFLNLNELEFSESNLARLRDEGFSPQDLGCAAVGSEELARDCFLKEEIRVHYCPSRFKDAVQLRERLRRRAERTSRPLDHITSEGTIIHGIIEGEEADLMAALEIIEGLQVPYDMYCSLNGRIEIAAWILEEICADLMGSRCTLSIIERYPLKNGLVVERIPL; this is encoded by the coding sequence ATGCCCTGGCAATCCGATTCTGTGGGATCGATCTTCAACTATCTCTCCCCTGGCTGCCAGATCTGCCGGCAGGGAGCGGGTCTGGTCCTCTTCGTCACCGGCAGGTGTGAGCGGAGCTGCTTTTACTGCCCCATCTCCGAGGAGCGGAGGGGAAGGGATGTGGTCTATGCCGATGAGCAGCCGGTGCATGAGCTGGCCGATATAATGAGGGAGGGAAGGGCCATCGGCGCCCTGGGCACGGGGATCACCGGGGGAGAGCCTCTCTTGAGGCTGGATTATGTCCTCGATTGCATCCGGGCTTTGAAGAAGGAGTTCGGGGATGAGCATCATATCCATCTTTACACCGGCCTGCTGCCCCGCCGCCCTCTCCTGGAGAAGCTGGCTGAGGCCGGCCTGGATGAGATCCGCTTCCATCCACCAGATGAGGAGTGGTCAGATCCCGCCGGGCTGAAACGGGCATTGCAGCAAGCCCGGGAGCTGGGGCTGGAGGCGGGGGTGGAGATCCCAGCGTATATGCCCGCTCCGGCCTTGGTTCAGGCGGTCAGGGAGACGGATGCCTTTCTGAACCTGAACGAGCTTGAGTTCTCAGAGAGCAACCTCGCCCGCCTTCGAGATGAGGGCTTCTCTCCTCAGGACCTGGGCTGTGCAGCCGTCGGGAGCGAGGAGCTGGCCCGGGATTGCTTCTTGAAAGAAGAGATCAGGGTGCATTACTGCCCCTCCCGTTTCAAGGATGCTGTCCAGTTGAGAGAGAGGCTGAGGCGCCGGGCAGAGAGAACATCCCGGCCGCTCGACCACATCACCAGTGAGGGGACGATAATCCACGGCATAATCGAGGGGGAGGAGGCGGACCTTATGGCTGCTTTGGAGATCATCGAGGGGCTGCAGGTGCCTTATGATATGTACTGCTCTCTGAATGGGAGAATAGAGATCGCTGCCTGGATCCTGGAGGAGATATGTGCGGATCTGATGGGCAGCAGGTGCACTCTTTCTATAATTGAGAGATATCCTCTGAAGAATGGTCTGGTCGTGGAGAGAATACCTTTATAA
- a CDS encoding DUF2551 domain-containing protein — MESAEERIQERLRNYLKRDGVGIRKAVLKLFLSDGAYTTEDVFTYLSKEGFDVSYRGVSAMVGLMNTRLGILSIDVSGDHNVYSLKGDHKGVVQSVLENY; from the coding sequence ATGGAGAGCGCTGAAGAACGAATCCAGGAAAGACTGAGAAATTATCTTAAGCGGGATGGTGTGGGAATCCGGAAAGCTGTCTTGAAGCTTTTCCTGAGCGATGGCGCCTATACTACGGAGGACGTTTTTACCTATCTATCCAAGGAGGGTTTTGACGTCAGTTACCGGGGGGTTTCGGCGATGGTCGGGCTGATGAACACTCGCCTGGGCATTTTGAGCATTGATGTCTCTGGGGATCACAATGTCTACTCCCTGAAAGGGGACCACAAAGGAGTGGTGCAGTCTGTTTTGGAGAATTATTGA
- a CDS encoding radical SAM protein — translation MAQFPGKRIVLTTDTTMMSSYHGGVMLGFAAIMPRAALPEWIFNNLFCPPAPALEDGSAAIAPCGMRKVEAALLESGFSRDEVMVAHPLHLDRAIGRETRIVGITHDDPLGKIALRQIEDIIGRGPPFNRSRFMELLDHPLIRKHRPSVVLGGNGAWEALGEKVGVDHIYLGEGESDFPEICRQIIREESVPRVLRGSAVPGERIPVNRGATIGGIVEIGRGCWRGCAFCSPTMRSMRHRPMENILKDVQVNLDCGQKDIILHSEDVFSYGSRGMKPDEKRMLELVSEVKRLGPKTVDFSHLSLASIHHNQGLLREISRIVGIGSDQNHMSAWIGIETGSCRILKMHMPQKALPGEIENWQGIVRDCYRLFDQESWLPVASLVLGLPGEGAEDVIRTTELVESLMDYTGLMLPLFFTTIAETRLGGTRGFSKADALPEHWHLVGLCLEYNLKHLKRLHRFYRERMTAGPLVHAALTGVNLIADVALNKYLKRMKRGEPPN, via the coding sequence ATGGCGCAGTTTCCAGGCAAGAGGATCGTCCTCACCACAGATACCACTATGATGAGCAGCTATCACGGCGGAGTGATGCTGGGCTTTGCCGCCATCATGCCCCGGGCGGCCCTGCCCGAATGGATCTTCAATAATCTCTTCTGCCCGCCAGCGCCGGCGCTGGAGGATGGATCGGCGGCAATTGCCCCCTGCGGAATGAGAAAGGTGGAGGCGGCCCTCCTGGAGTCCGGATTCTCCCGGGATGAGGTGATGGTGGCCCATCCTCTTCATCTGGACCGGGCTATAGGAAGGGAGACGAGGATCGTGGGGATAACCCATGACGACCCCCTGGGAAAGATCGCCCTCCGGCAGATAGAGGATATCATAGGCCGCGGGCCCCCCTTCAATCGCTCCCGCTTCATGGAGCTACTGGACCATCCCCTGATAAGAAAGCACCGGCCGAGCGTTGTTTTGGGCGGAAACGGGGCCTGGGAGGCCCTGGGGGAGAAGGTGGGCGTTGACCACATCTACTTAGGGGAGGGCGAGAGCGATTTTCCCGAGATCTGCCGGCAGATAATAAGAGAGGAGAGCGTTCCACGGGTTCTGCGCGGATCGGCTGTGCCCGGGGAGAGGATACCGGTGAACAGGGGGGCGACCATCGGGGGGATTGTGGAGATCGGCAGAGGATGCTGGAGAGGATGCGCCTTCTGCTCGCCCACTATGCGCTCTATGCGCCACCGGCCGATGGAGAACATCCTGAAAGATGTGCAGGTGAACCTGGACTGCGGCCAGAAGGATATCATCCTCCACAGCGAGGATGTCTTCTCCTACGGCTCCAGGGGAATGAAGCCGGATGAGAAGAGGATGCTGGAGCTGGTATCTGAGGTCAAGAGGCTGGGGCCGAAGACAGTTGACTTCTCCCATCTCAGCCTGGCCTCGATCCATCACAACCAGGGCCTTCTGAGGGAGATCTCCCGGATAGTGGGCATAGGCTCGGATCAGAATCATATGTCCGCCTGGATAGGGATAGAGACGGGAAGCTGCCGCATCCTGAAGATGCATATGCCCCAAAAGGCCCTTCCAGGAGAGATAGAGAACTGGCAGGGGATCGTCAGGGACTGCTACCGCCTCTTCGACCAGGAGTCCTGGCTTCCTGTGGCCAGCCTGGTCCTGGGATTGCCAGGAGAGGGGGCAGAGGATGTCATCCGCACCACAGAGCTGGTGGAATCTCTTATGGATTACACCGGGCTCATGCTCCCCCTCTTCTTCACCACCATCGCCGAGACGAGGCTGGGCGGCACCAGGGGCTTTTCCAAGGCCGATGCACTGCCCGAGCACTGGCATTTGGTGGGGTTGTGCCTGGAGTACAACCTCAAGCATCTGAAAAGGCTGCACCGCTTCTATCGGGAGAGGATGACTGCCGGGCCGCTGGTTCATGCCGCCCTGACAGGGGTGAATCTGATCGCGGACGTAGCCCTCAATAAATATCTAAAGAGAATGAAGAGGGGCGAGCCGCCCAATTAA
- a CDS encoding homocysteine biosynthesis protein — translation MQEKSLSEINERIRNGSARVVTAEEMPDLVDELGTAGAVREVDVVTTGTFGAMCSSGLFLNLGHSDPPIKIARAYLNRVEAYGGIAAVDLFLGATQPSEDQGIEYGGAHVMEDLVAGKQIEVEAQGSPSDCYPQMNLETSLRLEEFNQAVMVNPRNAYQRYNAATNSSDRTMYTYMGTLLPGFGNIHYSGAGVLSPLSNDPGFEYIGVGTRIFLAGAQGYIMGAGTQHNPESGFSTLMVTGDLKRMNNSFLRAATFHRYGPSLYLGIGIPIPILNERLARCTAVRDSDITVPVQDYGIQRRDRPSVRMASYEELKSGTIDLGGREVSCSSLSSFWMAREVARTLKEQVERGEFLLSQAAEPLTRVGSSRPMKQTKESPNVGDVMSRDVMTAFEDIPVEKAAKMIVSGSSDHLPVVSRDGRLIGIITAWDISKAVASGKPSQIAEIMTRRVHSVRLDEPVELAARTLDTHSISALPVVDREDKVIGMITSDHLSRLLARRR, via the coding sequence GTGCAAGAGAAGTCGTTATCGGAGATCAACGAACGCATTCGCAACGGCTCGGCCCGCGTTGTTACGGCTGAGGAGATGCCAGATCTCGTGGATGAGCTGGGCACGGCGGGAGCGGTGCGTGAGGTGGATGTCGTCACCACTGGTACCTTCGGCGCCATGTGCTCCTCTGGGCTCTTTCTCAATTTAGGCCATAGCGATCCCCCCATAAAGATAGCCCGCGCATATCTGAATCGGGTGGAGGCCTACGGGGGCATCGCCGCCGTCGACCTGTTCCTGGGGGCGACTCAGCCCTCTGAGGACCAGGGGATCGAGTATGGCGGAGCGCATGTTATGGAGGACCTGGTAGCGGGAAAGCAGATAGAGGTCGAGGCCCAGGGATCCCCCTCGGACTGCTATCCCCAGATGAACCTGGAGACCAGCCTCCGCCTGGAGGAATTCAACCAGGCCGTCATGGTCAACCCCAGGAATGCCTATCAGCGCTACAATGCAGCTACCAACTCCTCCGATAGGACGATGTATACCTATATGGGCACTCTCCTTCCCGGCTTTGGCAATATCCATTACAGCGGAGCGGGGGTTCTCTCCCCTCTCTCCAATGATCCGGGATTCGAGTACATCGGGGTGGGGACGCGCATCTTCCTGGCGGGGGCGCAGGGCTATATCATGGGCGCGGGAACCCAGCACAACCCCGAGAGCGGCTTTTCCACTCTGATGGTCACCGGCGACCTGAAGAGGATGAACAACAGCTTCCTGCGGGCGGCCACATTCCATAGATATGGGCCCAGCCTCTACCTGGGGATAGGAATACCCATACCGATATTGAATGAAAGGCTCGCCAGGTGCACTGCGGTGCGAGACAGCGATATCACCGTCCCGGTGCAGGACTATGGCATCCAGCGCCGGGATAGGCCCTCGGTGAGGATGGCGAGCTACGAGGAGCTGAAGTCGGGTACGATCGACCTGGGGGGAAGGGAGGTCTCATGCTCCTCTCTCTCCAGCTTCTGGATGGCAAGAGAGGTGGCCAGGACATTGAAAGAGCAGGTGGAACGGGGGGAGTTCCTGCTCAGTCAGGCGGCTGAGCCCCTCACACGGGTGGGGAGCAGCCGGCCCATGAAGCAGACCAAGGAGTCGCCCAATGTGGGTGATGTGATGAGCCGGGATGTGATGACCGCCTTTGAGGATATTCCGGTGGAGAAGGCGGCGAAGATGATCGTCAGCGGCAGCTCCGATCATCTGCCGGTGGTCTCCCGCGATGGGAGGCTGATCGGCATCATCACTGCCTGGGACATATCAAAGGCTGTGGCCAGTGGAAAGCCATCCCAGATCGCAGAGATCATGACTCGGCGGGTTCACTCAGTGCGGCTGGATGAGCCGGTCGAGCTGGCGGCCCGCACCCTGGACACTCACAGCATCTCTGCCCTGCCGGTGGTGGACAGAGAGGATAAGGTGATAGGAATGATTACCAGTGATCATCTCTCCCGCCTCTTGGCCCGGAGGCGATAG
- a CDS encoding 4Fe-4S binding protein, producing the protein MLHVAPGIVRQPLIASVILETDALVNIERASIDAVSGEIVLEVPPEKCQEVMEAFERRGVRVVPLEIPVIRDESECVDCGACVSICPTGTFRFEEWRVVADSGKCIQCGACVVGCPQRALKLVLK; encoded by the coding sequence ATGCTTCATGTCGCCCCGGGGATTGTACGCCAGCCCCTCATCGCCTCAGTGATCCTGGAGACCGATGCTCTGGTCAACATCGAGAGGGCGAGCATCGATGCTGTGAGCGGGGAGATCGTCTTGGAGGTCCCGCCTGAGAAGTGCCAGGAGGTGATGGAGGCCTTTGAGAGGCGGGGGGTGAGGGTGGTGCCCCTAGAGATCCCGGTGATCAGGGATGAGTCTGAATGCGTGGACTGCGGAGCATGTGTATCCATATGCCCCACCGGGACATTTCGCTTTGAGGAGTGGCGGGTGGTTGCCGACTCGGGGAAGTGCATTCAATGCGGAGCATGTGTTGTGGGCTGTCCGCAGAGGGCCTTAAAGCTGGTATTGAAGTAG
- a CDS encoding tetratricopeptide repeat protein, translating to MDPSSESVVLSLGTFAEMLSDPEGYNPERLKSLSSLVPIPLSSFIEAILYSDEDVMREHLSDLEDYAAEANSIQAWFNLGRLAHRLFFHQAAIGYYNNAADLAEIRRDDSLPGILLSLGGLYGEEEDWDRACQCYERALEGHGWCPATCSPPSSSG from the coding sequence ATGGATCCGAGCTCTGAGAGCGTCGTCTTATCCCTTGGCACCTTTGCTGAGATGCTCTCAGATCCTGAGGGTTACAATCCTGAGAGGCTGAAGAGCCTGTCTTCTCTCGTTCCCATTCCACTATCCTCCTTCATCGAGGCCATTCTCTACTCTGATGAGGATGTGATGAGAGAGCACCTCTCAGATCTGGAGGATTATGCCGCTGAGGCCAACAGCATCCAGGCATGGTTCAATCTGGGAAGGCTTGCCCATCGCCTCTTCTTTCATCAGGCGGCCATCGGATACTATAACAATGCTGCCGATCTGGCCGAGATCAGGAGGGATGATTCTCTTCCCGGGATCCTTCTCTCATTGGGCGGCCTTTATGGAGAGGAGGAGGATTGGGATCGGGCCTGCCAGTGCTATGAGAGGGCTCTGGAAGGCCATGGATGGTGCCCAGCGACCTGTTCTCCTCCCTCAAGTTCTGGATAG